One Carassius auratus strain Wakin chromosome 16, ASM336829v1, whole genome shotgun sequence genomic window carries:
- the LOC113116866 gene encoding urokinase plasminogen activator surface receptor, whose translation MVSSAAKTCTDPVSCVTGSMNSGKSKVTLNSQCCNADYCNYVNAPDLPVKPLNGKKCFTCNGTADCTSTMACEGDETQCFITTVDVNGKKVTTKGCSSTLFCGNGTLALGLPVQSYGFGAYRKCCEGNLCNGAQSLRVYFLMLVPLLSLFVFLF comes from the exons ATGGTAAGCAGCGCTGCAAAGACTTGCACAGATCCTGTTTCATGTGTTACTGGGAGCATGAATTCTGGAAAAAGCAAAGTGACCCTCAACTCCCAGTGCTGTAATGCAGATTACTGCAACTATGTAAATGCACCAG ATTTGCCAGTAAAGCCTCTAAATGGGAAGAAATGTTTCACCTGCAATGGCACTGCAGACTGCACAAGTACAATGGCTTGTGAGGGTGATGAGACTCAGTGCTTTATTACAACAG TTGATGTTAATGGAAAGAAGGTGACCACGAAAGGCTGTTCAAGCACGCTGTTCTGTGGGAACGGGACACTGGCCCTGGGATTACCTGTACAGTCATATGGCTTTGGTGCTTACAGGAAATGTTGTGAAGGAAACCTGTGTAATGGCGCTCAGAGCTTAAGAGTTTATTTCCTAATGCTGGTACCACTTCTCTCtctatttgtctttttattttag